A single Cryptococcus deuterogattii R265 chromosome 2, complete sequence DNA region contains:
- a CDS encoding vacuole morphology and inheritance protein 14 has product MGEYFHIYGPLYIDATLPSDPAIARNLNDKIYDRRKAAALELEKQVLSSDKLKISAIIDQLCAMLSSSNSALHTRNGGLIGLAATAIALGQDVAPYLGQIIPPVLACFQDPESRLRYHACESLYNIAKVSKGEILVHFNEIFDALSKLSSDSEMSVKNGAELLDRLMKDIVAEAAPSYVSIYPDNRNPSLSLGSTGRNRSLTMDSKSHDEYQDVRDVEHFEDNRAFSLERFIPLLSERIYVISPFTRMHLVSWLMVLDSIPDLELVAWLPEFLDGLLKYLSDNNVDVRLATENVLAEFLREIKYIAQVQYKQAESERAAKEAREIVESKKREIGPKDGSAFQDDSESEEGEDREEAVEEHNWEGEGSGAWVPGQGVLVDHAAIMEIIIHNLSYDDELVQSTAMEWILTFLEFAQNTVVAFTPQIVPAILPNLASSHSQIKMAAYDTNSSLYHVIQSIALQVQHPRSQTEGPFNTAPLVGANSSLAGSPPLSLTFTSASTKKDPITEVNDSARSPPAAPVSDPLEAATAPPAINSTSAPVSVTGGTAQRGTTSSMLTSGLGHKTRQSATISLHQVSEPVTPSSNEAPAISIVNPAKGTKVQPEYASTTAPPVQPLPLTSSLLSPKVPVQQMMEEDQDPFDVKETVNVLTLQFLSDHAETRIAALEWLLMLHLKAPDKILSRDSGTFPALLKTLSDPSEDVVKHDLQLLAQISSSSEESYFTSFMIKVLELFSTDRRLLEQRGSLIIRQLCLHLNAERIFRTIAEILEKDDDLEFASMMVVKLNMILITSPELGDFRRRLKNLDSRDGQMLFSSLYRSWCHNAVAAFSLCLLAQAYEHASNLLQIFADLELTVQLLVQIDKLVMLIESPVFTYLRLQLLEPDKYPWLPKCLYGLLMILPQSTAFISLRARLQVVHSSGYVPTNAKTPSTAAFGSTRSKIGKDEIRWQELLSHFRSVQNRHEKARRQLSPTDIGSTQGSIHYPSSFQNYPSTTSVPGPSAVVSSSSTKGTTRKKTTTSTSNSKQGSTDIRSGTSPLNPKRGVSSSTNGTGLVSLGGAVASMNATQGLGIRPTSPSRKRILGGLRKGGSRD; this is encoded by the exons ATGGGTGAGTACTTCCACATTTATGGCCCTCTTTATATTGACGCGACCCTGCCTTCAGACCCAGCGATCGCCAGGA ATCTCAATGATAAAAT TTATGACCGCCGCAAAGCTGCCgctcttgagcttgaaaa GCAGGTCTTGTCCTCTGACAAGCTCAAGATCTCAGCTATTATCGACCAGCTATGTGCAATGTTAAGCTCAAGCAACTCGGCACTTCATACACGAAATGGTG GCTTGATAGGATTAGCTGCTACTGCCATTGCTCTTGGGCAAGATGTGGCACCGTATCTGGGTCAAATTATCCCGCCAGTTTTGGCTTGTTTTCAAGACCCAGAAAGTAGATTACGTTACCATGCTTGTGAAAGCCTGTATAACAT AGCGAAAGTAAGTAAGGGAGAAATACTTGTGCACTTCAATGAAATCTTCGACGCCCTATCTAAATTATCGTCGGACTCTGAAATGTCCGTGAAAAACGGAGCCGAGCTACTCGACCGTCTCATGAAAGACATAGTAGCCGAGGCAGCACCTAGCTATGTCTCCATATATCCTGATAATCGTAACCCCAGCCTTTCTTTGGGGTCCACTGGCAGAAACCGATCATTGACGATGGACTCAAAGAGTCACGATGAATATCAGGATGTGAGGGATGTAGAGCATTTCGAAGATAACAGAGCATTTTCGCTCGAACGATTTATCCCCCTTTTGTCGGAGAGAATCTATGTCATCTCCCCGTTTACGAGGATGCACCTTGTTTCGTGGCTTATGGTCCTTGACTCCATTCCGGATCTCGAGCTTGTTGCTTGGTTACCGGAATTTCTGGATGGTCTCTT AAAATACCTGTCGGACAATAACGTGGATGTTAGGCTTGCTACCGAGAACGTGCTAGCTGAATTCCTTCGCGAAATCAAGTACATCGCTCAGGTTCAATATAAGCAAGCCGAAAGTGAGCGCGCCGCCAAGGAAGCACGCGAGATTGTTGAGAGCAAAAAACGAGAGATTGGACCCAAAGATGGATCAGCCTTCCAAGATGATTCCGAGTccgaagaaggagaagatagaGAGGAGGCTGTTGAAGAACACAActgggaaggggaaggttCAGGTGCATGGGTACCTGGCCAGGGAGTTTTGGTGGATCACGCGGCCATCATGGAAATTATAATACACAATTTATCTTATGATG ATGAACTGGTACAATCCACAGCTATGGAGTGGATATTGACATTTTTGGAATTTGCCCAGAACACTGTGGTTGCTTTTACTCCTCAAATCGTTCCCGCCATCCTGCCCAATCTGGCATCTTCTCA TTCACAGATAAAGATGGCTGCCTACGACACAAACTCTAGTTTATATCATGTGATCCAGTCCATTGCTCTCCAAGTTCAACACCCACGTTCCCAAACAGAGGGCCCATTTAATACAGCCCCATTAGTTGGCGCGAATTCGTCACTTGCTGGATCGCCGCCTTTATCGCTTACATTCACTTCTGCATCCACCAAGAAAGACCCTATTACCGAAGTGAACGATAGCGCCAGGTCGCCCCCGGCAGCGCCGGTCAGCGATCCTCTTGAGGCTGCGACAGCACCGCCGGCTATTAATTCCACGTCTGCTCCCGTATCAGTGACAGGAGGCACTGCCCAGAGAGGTACGACTTCTAGCATGCTGACGAGCGGTCTTGGACACAAAACCAGACAATCAGCCACTATCTCTTTGCATCAAGTTTCGGAACCAGTCACACCGTCTTCCAACGAGGCGCCGGCCATATCCATTGTAAATCCTGCTAAGGGCACAAAAGTGCAACCCGAATATGCTTCGACTACGGCACCTCCAGTGCAACCCCTTCCGCTaacttcatctctcttATCCCCCAAGGTTCCAGTACagcagatgatggaagaagatcaggATCCATTTGATGTCAAAGAGACTGTAAATGTGTTGACCTTGCAGTTTCTAAGTGATCACGCGGAAACCAGGATCGCGGCTTTAGAATGGTTGTTAATGCTGCACCTTAAAGCGCCTGATAAG ATTCTGTCCCGGGATAGTGGGACATTCCCGGCGCTCCTGAAGACCCTCTCAGACCCTTCTGAAGACGTTGTGAAACATGACCTTCAACTTTTGGCTCAgatatcctcctcctctgaaGAATCATATTTCACCTCTTTTATGATCAAGGTGTTGGAGCTATTCAGCACGGACAGGCGACTGCTTGAGCAAAGAGGAAGTCTGATCATCAGGCAATTATGTTTACATCTGAACGCAGAAAGAATTTTCAGGACAATTGCAGAAATTTTGGAAAAGGACGAT GACTTGGAGTTTGCAAGCATGATGGTGGTCAAATTGAACATGATCTTGATAACATCACCGGAGCTGGGAGACTTTAGACGGCGACTGAAGAACCTTGACTCAAGA GATGGCCAAATGCTATTCTCATCACTGTATCGTTCCTGGTGTCATAACGCAGTAGCAGCGTTTTCGCTATGTCTTTTAGCGCAAGCTTATGAGCACGCCTCGAACTTGCTTCAAATATT TGCCGATCTCGAACTTACAGTTCAGCTACTTGTTCAAATAGATAAGCTTGTCATGCTCATTGAATCACCAGTCTTCACGT ACCTGCGTCTGCAGCTTCTTGAACCCGACAAGTACCCATGGCTTCCAAAATGCCTTTATGGTCTTCTCATGATTCTACCTCAGAGTACGGCGTTCATATCTCTGAGAGCTAGACTGCAAGTCGTTCACTCATCTGGCTATGTACCCACTAACGCGAAAAC ACCATCTACGGCAGCTTTCGGTTCAACTCGATCGAAAATAGGCAAAGATGAGATCAGGTGGCAGGAACTTCTTTCTC ATTTTCGCAGCGTTCAAAACCGGCACGAAAAGGCACGCCGCCAACTCAGCCCTACAGACATTGGATCCACTCAGGGGTCTATACAttatccctcttctttccagaaCTATCCTTCAACCACATCTGTGCCTGGTCCATCCGCTGtagtctcttcttcttctactaAAGGTAcaacgaggaagaagactaCGACCTCAACATCCAACTCAAAACAGGGGAGTACAGACATTCGCTCGGGCACATCACCCCTCAATCCGAAAAGAGGGGTGTCCAGTTCAACAAACGGGACTGGTTTAGTGAGCTTGGGGGGCGCTGTGGCCAGTATGAACGCTACGCAGGGTCTTGGTATTAGACCAACGAGCCCAAGCAGGAAAAGGATTCTGGGTGGATTGCGGAAGGGCGGGAGCAGGGATTAG